GCAGATGTTCTTGTTATGGAATCAACATATGGTCTCTATAACCATCCCATTAGAGAAAGAGTTGAGGAATCGTTTATAGAAACAGTGAAGAGTGTTGTAGAAGATGGTGGAATAGCTCTTGTACCAGCATTTTCTCTTGGAAGAGCACAAGAAATACTTGCTCTTTTAGCAGATAGAATGCCTCATGCAAATGTTTACTATGATGGAATGTCGAGAGAAATTTTAGAACTTTTTCTGCAATTCAAGGAATATATAAACAATTACCAGCTTTTGGAAAAAGCTGCAAAACTGTTTACACCTGTTAAAGGCTCTGATATGCGTAAACAAATATGTAAAGAAGGTGGGAGTGTAATAGTGTCACCAGCTGGAATGTTAAAAGGAGGACCTGCACAATACTATGTAAAAAGACTTTATAACGATTCCAAGAACGCAATAATTCTTGTAAGTTACCAAGCACCATCAACACCTGGAAGAAGATTATTAACAGATGGTGTACTTGATGATTCTGGAACAAGAGTTAAGGCAAAGGTTTACTGGTTTGATTTTTCAAGCCATGCAGGATCAAATAATCTTGTTGAACTTGCTAAAAGTGTTAGAAACCTTAAGAAAGTTATTTTAATTCATGGAAGCGAGGATGCTGCCTTCACACTTGGCTATAGAATAAAGGAGGCTGCAGGAGCAGATTTTGAAGTGCCCAAAACGGGAGATTCGATAATTATAGAGGTTTAGAGAACCAAAAATAGTGTTAAATAACAATGTATTCTAAACCATATTGCTTCGTAACATCAATTATTGCATTTCTTAATTCGCTTCTCATTTTCTCAATAACAACAATCTCAGCTTGAGGAGTATTCTCAATAGCCATTTTAGCAATAAACTTTAAATCATTTATTCCAAGCTCTCTAATAACGTAATTTGGTATCATATGCCCATAGCACTCATTTTTCTCCAAAGCTCTCTTCGTAAATAACGGAGCATAATGTGAACCTCCAAATCCAATAGCAATTTTACATGGTTTGCTACTACCTAGAGAATAATACTTTTTAATGCTACTCCTAATAGCGTTTGAAATAGTCTCTTGAGCTATTGGATCCCTCCATTCATTCTCACTGCTTCCAATCTCAACAAAAAGTATTGGCACCTTTTTTACTGTAGGCCCATGATGTGTAGCTTCATAGCTTACATAAAATTTTGAGATTTTATCATAACTTTTTCTTGCAATATAAAGATCTTGTAGAATAAGCCACATTACAACTGGATTTGAAAGTGACAACGACATTGGATCTCCACCAAAGTCATTTCTTCTCCACGGATTACCAGTGACATGAACAGTTAAGCAAGGAATTTTAGACTCGGATTCATGTCGTGAAGGAACAATAATCATGTCGAAATCTTTTAACATATCAAGATGTTTTAAGTAAAGAACCTCTTCGTTAAAACCAAGAAGAGCATATTCAACTCCTTCTAATATACATTTCTCGTATTTTTCTACTTGAAAATCTCTAGCACTAAGCTCTATACAACTGACGTTATTGTAAATAAGTTTATTGACAATACCAACAGCTGCTACATCTCTAAATGTATATACTATGGCTATTTTCATTGAAGTCACTTTGCATATACAGTTAAATAAACATAAATTTAAAAATTTGATATACTGCTAATGAGGTAAAGCATTTAATAATCCAAAAGATGATGATTTGCCATGAATTATCTAGAAACAGCCTCCAATTCTTTAACAAGTCTCTTACACTATGCAACTAGGCTAGGATTTTCATTGGAATCACAATATGTTGCAAAGGCTATAAGAATGTTAAAAGATAAAGGTGTTTCACTTGCGCATTTAATGGCTGAACTGCTTCTTTGTAAATATTTAAGTGAAAAAAACTTTTCATGTGATATAGAGTTCACCATTGGTGATATGAAATGCGATGTTTATGCAAAAATAGATAATGTAGATACTTGTATAGAGATAATTTACTACACATTACCACTAGAAACAATTGACAAATGGAGTAATATATTAGTATCAATTCATTTGAAAAAACTCATAAAAATGTCTAAGAATAAAATAATGTTTGCTGCGTTTGCTTATCCACTTGGACTTATTCCTTTGATACCACCAAAATTATTGGATAATTATACAAAAGAGGTGATAGTTCAGCTATCTCTTAAGTACATGTTAGATGAGGATGTAATAGCAGAAGCTAGAGAACTGAATTTTGTTACCTCAATAAGTAAGATATATATATTTGATCTGTATGCGGCAAAGGTAGAGGAGGTTTTGCCGAGCACTATAAAAAATCTCTTACTGTTCTATGAATCAATATTAAGAGCTAGTATCTGACACCTTGAATATAGCACCAGTATTAGCAGATGTAACAAGTTTTGAATATCTATAGAGATAACCACCCAATTTCCTCTCTAGTGGTTTAAATGTAGCAAGTCTTTCTCTAAGCTCCTCTTCTGATATAAGCAAATCAATTCTCTTTCTTTTCAGATCAATTCTTATTCTATCACCATTTCTAACAACTCCTATAGGCCCACCCTCAGCTGCTTCTGGAGATACATGCCCAATTGCAATACCTCTTGTAGCACCAGAAAATCTGCCATCAGTAACAAGTGCAACATCTCTATCTAAACCCATTCCAACAAGAGCTGATGTTGCTGTAAGCATTTCTCTCATGCCAGGACCTCCTTTAGGACCCTCATATCTTATTATAACAACATCTCCTTTCATAATTTCCCCATTTAGAATAGCTTTAACAGCATCTTCTTCACAATCAAATACCTTTGCATTCCCCTCAAACAAGTAGAGCTCTTCTGGTACTGCAGAAGCCTTTATAACAGCTCCCTTTGGTGCTAAATTCCCTTTGAGAATTAAAATTCCTCCTCTATTCATATACGGATTCTCAACAGGTCTTACAACATCTGTTCGCCTATTGATAGCTGCTGATATTATCTCTCTTACCGTTTTTAGCGAAACTGTTATTCTATCTAAATGTATTAGTCCTTTCTTTGAAAGCTCTTTCATAACAACAGGTACTCCACCAGCTTCGTGAAGATCCTGTATATGATAAGGACCAGCTGGACTTAACTTGGCAATTGTAGGAGTTTTTTCGCTAATTTCATCAAAATCATCTAGTGAAAGTTCAACTCCAGCTTCATTAGCTATTGCCATTAAATGCAAAACAGTGTTTGTAGAACCTCCCAAAGCCATGTCAACTGCTATAGCATCTAAAAATGCTTCTCTAGTTAAGATCTTTCTAGCAGTAATTCCTCTTTTAACAAGTTCCACTATCATCATACCTGTGTACTTAGCTATTCTAATTCTCTCTGCAGAAACTGCTAAAGCCGTTCCATTACCAGGAAGAGATATTCCCATGGCTTCAGAAAGAACATTAAGAGTATTTGCTGTGAACATACCTGCACATGATCCTACACCAGGACAAGCAACATTTTCTAACTCAATTAGATCTTCATATGATGTTTTACCACTTTTATAAGCACCAATAGCCTCGAAAACATCATGCAAATCAACATCTTTACCTTTATACCTTCCAGCAAGCATAGGACCGCCGGAAATGAAAATCGCTGGTATATCAAGTCTTGCTGCAGCCATGAGCATACCCGGTATAATTTTATCGCATGAAGCTATTAAAACGATGCCATCGAATTGATAAGCCTTTGCCATAATTTCTATTGAATCCGCTATAACCTCTCTAGATGGTAAGGAATACTTCATACCTTCATGACCCATTGCAATTCCATCACAAAGACCAATTGTATTAAATTCTAGCGGCGTTCCACCAGCAATTCTAATACCAGCTTTAGCAGCTTCAGCAATTTCTCTCAAATGCTTATGCCCTGGTATTAACTCATTCCATGAATTTGCAATACCTATAATCGGTTTTGATAATTCCTCATCTGTTAGCCCAAGAGCTTTATAGAGACATCTATGAGGAGCTCTTTCAATACCCTCTATAGTAATTCTGCTTCTCAAGTATCATCACCCTCTTAAACCAAATGTTTTATTATTAAATTTCATAGACTTTAAAATATTGTAGTATTCTAATCCATCTATAACTGCTTTTGCAATTGCATCAAATATATTGAGAGATACTGCCTGTGTAGACCAAGATAAATACTTATTGTTAAAACTTATAGTGACTCTAAACATTTTATCTTGTAACAATGAAATTTCAATGCTTATTTTGAGATCATTATCTATAGAATACGCTCTTTTAACGGAATCCAGCAAAGCATTAACCAAGGCATTTACAGGATCTATACCAACATCCTTACTCACAATATTATCAACATCAACAACAGCCACTGAAACACCCATAGAACTTGAAAATACAGTCCAGCTGAACTTATTTACGCCATTGCCTCCATAGCCAAGCTCCTTTAACGCAATTAGCACAGCTGATGCAGCAGCTTTATCAAATGTATAGCCTTGTTTCTCTAAATTCTTAATCTTCGCAATAATTCTCTTAATGCGATCATCCTTTTTATCTACATTAATTCCAAAGTCCTTTAAAATAGCAACAATATTTGCAGCCCCACCTAATTCAGAGATTATAAATTTTCTAGAGTTGCCTACAACTTCAGGATCTATATGTTCATAAGCTTTTGGATTCTTCAAAACAGCATCAACATGCACACCACCCTTATGTGCAAATGCAAATTCTCCTACATATGGTTGATAGGGATTCGGCAAAGTATTGGTTATTTTATATACAAGATTAGAAACATCTCTAAGTTTCTTCAAATTCTCATCATTTTTCAATACTCTAAACCCAAGTTTAAATCGTATAGATGGAATAACTTGAGTTAGATCAGCATTACCCGTTCTCTCACCAATTCCATTTATAGTTCCTTGCACATGTCTAGCACCTGCATAAACTCCAATTAGCGTATTGGCAACAGCACATCCACTATCATTATGCATATGAAGACCAACTACACTATTAACATTTTTAACAACATTTTTTACAATGTCGTATACCTCCCAAGGCATCATACCTCCATTTGTATCAGCAAGAACTAAAACCCTTGCACCAGCCTCTTCAGCAACTCTAATAACATTCATTGCGTATTCAGAGTCTTCTTTGAATCCTTGGAAGAAGTGTTCAGCATCAAATATTACTTCAATTCCATGTTTTCTCAAATAATCTATTGTATCGTATATCATTTCTAGATTCTCTTCTTTAGATGCTTTCAAAACCTCATATACATGAAGAGTCCATGCCTTTCCAAATATTACTGCTACCTCAACATCGGCTTTTATTATGGCTTCAACATTTTTATCTTGTGCTACATGAACATCCTTTTTTCGAGTACTTCCAAAAGCTGCTATCTTAGCATTTCTAAGCCCATATTTCTTTATTTCTTTAAAGAATTCCTCGTCCTTAGGATTTGACCCTGGCCAACCACCTTCTATGTAGTTAACACCTAGGTCATCAAGAGCTAATGCAATTCTTATTTTATCTTCAAGTGAAAATGATACTCCAGCTGCTTGAGAACCATCTCTTAGCGTCGTATCAAGTACTTCAACCTCGGATTTCTAAACCACCATTCACCCACACTCACCATAAAAATGTTTTTACATGTATTAAATGATTTAAGAAATATGTATTTTCTTAGGGTTTTTAAGCTTTTTTAAATATCATTTTTCTGATTTCATTGCCTACCTTCTCAATTAAACTGTTTCTTAATTCCTCTAACTCTTTATGCACAGTTGGCATACCATTTTCATATTCTTTAAGCCACTCCCTAGCAAATTCTCCATTTCTTATTCTCTCAAGGGCTTTAACCATATTCATTTTCACATGATCATCTATTATCGTTTTCCCAACCGTTATACCACCATATTTTGCTGTATCAGAAACTGCTTTAAGCATATGAACAAGACCACCCTCATATATTAAATCAACTATAAGCTTTAACTCATTTAAAACCTCGAAATATGCCACCTCTGGCTGATATCCATTTTTAACTAATGTTTCAAAAGATGCCTTTATAAGCTCCATAACACCTCCAACTAAAATAACTTGTTCTCCAAATAAGTCAGTTTCTGTTTCCTCCTTAAATGTTGTTTCAATAACTCCTGCTCTAGCACATCCAAGGGCTTTTGCAATTGCTAGTGCCTTTTCAAAAGCAGACCCACTAACATTCTGATAAACAGCAACAAGTGCTGGGACTCCATAGCCTGACTCAAACATTCTTCTAACAATTGGTCCTGGTGCCTTAGGTGCAATCATATAAACATCGGAATCATGAGGAGGATCAATAAGTTTATAATGTATGTTAAATCCATGGGCGAAAACCATGTCTGCACCTCTCTTCATATATGGCTTTACACTATTAATCCAAAGATTTTTCTGAACCATGTCAGGAACTAGAAAAACTATTATGTCAGCATCTCTTACAGCATCCTTTGTAAAAAGCGGTTTGAAACCATCTTCCTCAGCTTTCTTCCAGCTTTCACCTTTTCTTTCAAGTCCTACAACAACATTCAATCCAGAGTCTCTTAAATTAAGTGCCCATGCCCTTCCCTGACTACCATAACCAAGTATAGCTATTTTCTTGTTCTTTACATAATCTATATTGATATCTTCATCTCTATATATCTTAGCCATTAACTACACCCCACGAATATTCCCTAACTTTTCTGGGTCTGGGAATATAAATAGTAAAGGTTTTATTGTCTTCGACTAGGCTTTTTTCAGTGATTTCCCCGTTGAATTCAAAAACTTTTTCAACACCAACAGTTTTACTTAGATTTAGCAAAGCCATGTAGAGATTTGGATGTTCTCTAACCATGAGATACAATTCGTAAATCCCACTATCATCAACTCTTCTCCCATAGATCCAATCAATGTCTATAAGAAGCTTCCTAAAATTTGCTACCACTCTCTCTATGAGACTGGCATCTATATAGTGACCAACAACCTTGATTATATGCCTAGCTACCTTCTCTTGGGTCATATACAATCATCTCTCTAAAGCTACCACCAGGAGGTAAAGTTGGAAGAGCCTTCTCATCTCTATTAACAGGTACTCTAATAACAGCTGGCACATTCTCCTTCATAGATTTCCTCAATGCAACCTCAATATCTTCATATGATTGAGCATCAAAACCTAGAGCACCAAATCCCTCCGCAATCTTTACAAAGTTTGTTGAAGGTCCAAGGTCAACAGCAATTATTCTTCTGTTAAAGAATAAATCTTGCACTTGTCTTACAAGACCTAAAGTTCTGTTGTCAAATACTATAGCTATTATTGGTATGTCTTCATCTACCGCTGTTCCAAGATTATTCATAGTCATTATGAAGGAGCCATCACCATCTAAATCAACAACAACCTTATCAGGTCTAGCAACCTTGGCTCCCATGGCTGCGGGCAAACCAAATCCCATTGTGCCCATGCCGCCAGATGTTAAAAATGTTCTTGGTTCAAAGGATTCCCAGAAAACCCCTGCCCACATCTGGTGAGCGCCTACACCAGTTGTTATTATAGCATCTCTTGGTATTGTATTTCTAATTGTTTTTAATATCTTCCACGGTTTCAGCCCTCTTCCATCATCATAGTAATATATTTGAGAGTAGTACTCTTTGTATTCTAATATTTTCCTAATCCATGCACTTCTGTCGCTCTTTAAACCAATTTCATGTACAGCTTTAATGAGTTCCTTCAACCCCTTCCTAACATCACTTATTATAAATGATTCTACAGGAAGTTGTACAGAAAGTCTCTGAACATCCGTAGGATCAATATTGATAAGAATAAGCTTCTTCTTTGTATCAAGAACATCCTTAATATTCGGAATTGTTCTATCACTTAATCTGGCACCTACAACAAGAACAACGTCAGCTTCCATAAATGCCTTGTTTGCTTCTGCCCTTCCATAATAACCCATCATGCCAATGTACAAAGGGTGATCATTTGGTATAGCTGATTTGCCAAGTAATGTAGAGACAATTGGCATTCTAAGCATTTCCGCAAGAGCTATAATCTCTTCTGAAGCTGGAGACCAAACAGCTCCTGCTCCTACAATCATTAAAGGTTTTTCAGCTTCAATCAAGAGTTTAGCTGCTTTCTTAACCATTATAGGATCTATAAACTCTGGAAACTCTCTATACCCTTTGAATGAAAAACCATTGTACCACTTGATTCTATCACTATCAACATCTTCATTAAATAAGTCTCTTGGAATATCAATCACAACAGGTCCTGGTCTTCCAGTTGTTGCTATATAAATGGCATTTCTAACCCATATGGGAATATCCTCAGCCTTTCTTATTTGTATAGCAAACTTCGTTATATTAGCTACAACCCCAGGTATATCAGCTTCTTGAAATGATAATTTGCCTAAGCTTGATCTTGTTACTTGACCAGTTATTGCAATGACAGGAGAACTATCCCAATAAGCAGTTGCAAGACCGGTTACAAGATTAAGTGCACCTGGTCCTGATGTAGCTGTGCAAAAACCTGGTTTTCCAGAGGCTCTTGCATAACCATCTGCTGCATGTGCTGCCCCCTGTTCATGTCTCATGATAATAACTCTTATGTCATTGTTTGCTACATATTCTACTAAAGCATCATAGAATGCCATGTTTGATAATCCAGGAATTCCAAAGATTACCTTCACACCCTCTCTCTTTAGAGTCTCAGCTAAAAGCACCGAGCCCTTCATAATACTCACCTTATCAGAATAAGCAAAAGATTCAACAACAGATTGCTATCTTTTCCATAACTCAATTTGCTGTTTCTGCTTTTGCTCTCCATAGACGAATTTGCATTGCTTAACTGACTTGGAGTTCCATCACCATCACCTAACCATATCTTAATACATTTATCTCAGGTACTTCTTATTTTGTGTATGAGCAGGTTTTTAAATTTTTTAGGTGCTTATACATGTTTAATTGTGCATAATAGCTTATATACCTGACTCAACACTTCTTAGCATTGGACAAAAGCCAAGCTTGGAGGTGTGTTTATTGCTCCAACTCAAAATAGTTTAGACTATATACAAAGAAAAAGTGAAAAGAGAGTTGTAAGACTATTGGATACAACATTAAGAGACGGAGAGCAAATGCCTGGAATTTCTCTAACATCACAGCAAAAACTTGAAATAGCGTTGGCTCTAAATGATTTAGGTGTTGATTCTATAGAGGCTGGTTTTCCAATTACTAGCAGAGGAGAGTTTGAAGCTGTAAAAAGAATTGCTAAAGAGATCAGAGGTTCAGAGGTTATAGCCTTGGCTAGAGCAAATAAACAAGATATTGATAAGGTTATCGAAGCTGAGGTGCCAGCTGTTCATACATTTATAGCCACATCTGAGCTGCATATGAAGTACAAGCTTAAGCTTAGCCCTGAGCAAGTTGTTGAAAAAGCTGTTTCAGCTGTTGAATATGCTAAAAGTCATGGTTTAGTAGTAGAGTTTAGTGCTGAAGATGCTACAAGATCTAATTTGCAGTTCCTAAGCAGGGTATTTCAAGCTGTTGTTAATGCAGGAGCAGATAGAATAGATATTGCAGATACTGTTGGAGTTGCATATCCAAGTTACATTGCCTTTATAACAACATATATTAGATCGTCTGTAAAAGGAAACTATCTACTAAGTGTTCACTGTCACAATGATTTTGGCATGGCCGTTGCAAACAGTGTTACAGCTATTGAGAATGGGGCTGACCAAGCTCATGTCACAGTTCTTGGGGTTGGTGAAAGAGCAGGAAATGCTGCATTAGAAGAAGTTGCAACCGCACTAGCATTCCTATATGGATATAAAGTCAAGATAGATTTTAGTAAAATAAACAAGGTTGCAAAACTTGTTTCATCATATTTCGGAATACAAATACCGCCAAACAAGGCTATTGTAGGTGCAAATGCATTTTCGCATGAGTCTGGTATTCATGTTCATGGTATATTAAGTTATCCTCTTACATATGAGCCTTTAGATCCTTCAATTGTTGGTGCAGAGAGAAGAATTGTTATAGGAAAGCATAGTGGACGACATGCAATTGAATATGTTATTAAACAGCTTGGATTAGAGCCTAGAGAAGAGGCTATAAAGAATATCTTGAATAAAGTAAAGGATTTAGCTGACCAAGGAATTAAAATTACATGGGAATTGATACTAAAACTTGTGAAAGAGGAATATGGGGATGTGAATAATGTATAGAGTAGCTATTATAGAAGGTGATGGAATAGGTCCTGAAGTTGTTAATGCTGCACTTCATGTTTTAAACAAGGTTGTTGCAAGATATGCACTTAATATAGAGTTCATAAAGGTTGAGGCAGGGGATGCTGCTGTTAAGAAGTATGGTGTTGCTGTTCCAGAAGATTCTTGGAGAATTATAAAATCATGTGATGTTATTCTAAAAGGTCCTGTAGGAGAATCTGCAGGTGATGTTGTTGTCAAAATTAGAAGAGGACTTGATTTATACGCAAATATAAGGCCTTCAAAAGCATTTCCTGGTGTAAAAGCTTTGAATCCAAATATTGACTTAGTTATTGTGAGAGAGAATACGGAGGATGTGTATGTAAGAGCAGAATATATTCTCCCGAATGACGTGTCTATTGCTATTCGTGTCATAAGTAAGAAGGCTTCCCAAAGAATAGCTAGAAAGGCATTTGAAATAGCTAGGAATAGAAGAAAGAAAGTTACAGTTGTGCATAAAGCTAATGTTTTAACCATAACAGATGGTCTTTTCAGATCCATGACATATGAAGTTAAAAAAGAGTATCCAGATGTCGATATAGATGAAATGTATATTGATGCTGCTGTAATGGACATTGTTAGAAAACCTGAGAGATTTGATGTTATTGTAACAACGAATCTGTATGGAGATATACTAAGCGATTTAGCAGCTTATGTATCTGGCAGTATAGGACTTGCCTCTTCAGCGAATATAGGTGATGAAAAAGCAATGTTTGAACCTATTCATGGTGCTGCATTTGATATTGCTGGTAAAGGTATTGCAAATCCCACGGCCATGATATTGTCAGCTGCTTGGATGCTTAAATGGCTTGGTGAAAAAAGCCATAGTGAAAGATATGTAGAGGCTGGTAAAAGCATAGAAAGAGCTGTTGAAATAACACTAGCAGAAGGGAAAAAACTCACACCTGATCTTGGAGGAAATGCAACAACAATTGAGTTTACTGAAGCAATTGCTTCAAAGATTTGAATTCTCTACA
Above is a genomic segment from Ignisphaera cupida containing:
- a CDS encoding 2-isopropylmalate synthase, with the translated sequence MFIAPTQNSLDYIQRKSEKRVVRLLDTTLRDGEQMPGISLTSQQKLEIALALNDLGVDSIEAGFPITSRGEFEAVKRIAKEIRGSEVIALARANKQDIDKVIEAEVPAVHTFIATSELHMKYKLKLSPEQVVEKAVSAVEYAKSHGLVVEFSAEDATRSNLQFLSRVFQAVVNAGADRIDIADTVGVAYPSYIAFITTYIRSSVKGNYLLSVHCHNDFGMAVANSVTAIENGADQAHVTVLGVGERAGNAALEEVATALAFLYGYKVKIDFSKINKVAKLVSSYFGIQIPPNKAIVGANAFSHESGIHVHGILSYPLTYEPLDPSIVGAERRIVIGKHSGRHAIEYVIKQLGLEPREEAIKNILNKVKDLADQGIKITWELILKLVKEEYGDVNNV
- a CDS encoding acetolactate synthase large subunit, with the translated sequence MMKGSVLLAETLKREGVKVIFGIPGLSNMAFYDALVEYVANNDIRVIIMRHEQGAAHAADGYARASGKPGFCTATSGPGALNLVTGLATAYWDSSPVIAITGQVTRSSLGKLSFQEADIPGVVANITKFAIQIRKAEDIPIWVRNAIYIATTGRPGPVVIDIPRDLFNEDVDSDRIKWYNGFSFKGYREFPEFIDPIMVKKAAKLLIEAEKPLMIVGAGAVWSPASEEIIALAEMLRMPIVSTLLGKSAIPNDHPLYIGMMGYYGRAEANKAFMEADVVLVVGARLSDRTIPNIKDVLDTKKKLILINIDPTDVQRLSVQLPVESFIISDVRKGLKELIKAVHEIGLKSDRSAWIRKILEYKEYYSQIYYYDDGRGLKPWKILKTIRNTIPRDAIITTGVGAHQMWAGVFWESFEPRTFLTSGGMGTMGFGLPAAMGAKVARPDKVVVDLDGDGSFIMTMNNLGTAVDEDIPIIAIVFDNRTLGLVRQVQDLFFNRRIIAVDLGPSTNFVKIAEGFGALGFDAQSYEDIEVALRKSMKENVPAVIRVPVNRDEKALPTLPPGGSFREMIVYDPREGS
- a CDS encoding isocitrate/isopropylmalate dehydrogenase family protein gives rise to the protein MYRVAIIEGDGIGPEVVNAALHVLNKVVARYALNIEFIKVEAGDAAVKKYGVAVPEDSWRIIKSCDVILKGPVGESAGDVVVKIRRGLDLYANIRPSKAFPGVKALNPNIDLVIVRENTEDVYVRAEYILPNDVSIAIRVISKKASQRIARKAFEIARNRRKKVTVVHKANVLTITDGLFRSMTYEVKKEYPDVDIDEMYIDAAVMDIVRKPERFDVIVTTNLYGDILSDLAAYVSGSIGLASSANIGDEKAMFEPIHGAAFDIAGKGIANPTAMILSAAWMLKWLGEKSHSERYVEAGKSIERAVEITLAEGKKLTPDLGGNATTIEFTEAIASKI
- the ilvC gene encoding ketol-acid reductoisomerase, encoding MAKIYRDEDINIDYVKNKKIAILGYGSQGRAWALNLRDSGLNVVVGLERKGESWKKAEEDGFKPLFTKDAVRDADIIVFLVPDMVQKNLWINSVKPYMKRGADMVFAHGFNIHYKLIDPPHDSDVYMIAPKAPGPIVRRMFESGYGVPALVAVYQNVSGSAFEKALAIAKALGCARAGVIETTFKEETETDLFGEQVILVGGVMELIKASFETLVKNGYQPEVAYFEVLNELKLIVDLIYEGGLVHMLKAVSDTAKYGGITVGKTIIDDHVKMNMVKALERIRNGEFAREWLKEYENGMPTVHKELEELRNSLIEKVGNEIRKMIFKKA
- a CDS encoding D-aminoacyl-tRNA deacylase, which codes for MKIAIVYTFRDVAAVGIVNKLIYNNVSCIELSARDFQVEKYEKCILEGVEYALLGFNEEVLYLKHLDMLKDFDMIIVPSRHESESKIPCLTVHVTGNPWRRNDFGGDPMSLSLSNPVVMWLILQDLYIARKSYDKISKFYVSYEATHHGPTVKKVPILFVEIGSSENEWRDPIAQETISNAIRSSIKKYYSLGSSKPCKIAIGFGGSHYAPLFTKRALEKNECYGHMIPNYVIRELGINDLKFIAKMAIENTPQAEIVVIEKMRSELRNAIIDVTKQYGLEYIVI
- the ilvD gene encoding dihydroxy-acid dehydratase, whose protein sequence is MRSRITIEGIERAPHRCLYKALGLTDEELSKPIIGIANSWNELIPGHKHLREIAEAAKAGIRIAGGTPLEFNTIGLCDGIAMGHEGMKYSLPSREVIADSIEIMAKAYQFDGIVLIASCDKIIPGMLMAAARLDIPAIFISGGPMLAGRYKGKDVDLHDVFEAIGAYKSGKTSYEDLIELENVACPGVGSCAGMFTANTLNVLSEAMGISLPGNGTALAVSAERIRIAKYTGMMIVELVKRGITARKILTREAFLDAIAVDMALGGSTNTVLHLMAIANEAGVELSLDDFDEISEKTPTIAKLSPAGPYHIQDLHEAGGVPVVMKELSKKGLIHLDRITVSLKTVREIISAAINRRTDVVRPVENPYMNRGGILILKGNLAPKGAVIKASAVPEELYLFEGNAKVFDCEEDAVKAILNGEIMKGDVVIIRYEGPKGGPGMREMLTATSALVGMGLDRDVALVTDGRFSGATRGIAIGHVSPEAAEGGPIGVVRNGDRIRIDLKRKRIDLLISEEELRERLATFKPLERKLGGYLYRYSKLVTSANTGAIFKVSDTSS
- a CDS encoding MBL fold metallo-hydrolase, producing the protein MKLEILVLGSGREVGRAAIAIKRNSDQQYLLFDYGINFDLEDKPVLPLPISPNKIRALFISHAHLDHIGAAPLFYISSHPSIYSTLLTALLSKIMISDMLRLSGYYLPFEYLELDTMINSIKTLSYGAQIEIDDKIVNVFSAGHIPGSAMYRVEFRDGTSVIYTGDVNTIDTRIVKGATLNGLEADVLVMESTYGLYNHPIRERVEESFIETVKSVVEDGGIALVPAFSLGRAQEILALLADRMPHANVYYDGMSREILELFLQFKEYINNYQLLEKAAKLFTPVKGSDMRKQICKEGGSVIVSPAGMLKGGPAQYYVKRLYNDSKNAIILVSYQAPSTPGRRLLTDGVLDDSGTRVKAKVYWFDFSSHAGSNNLVELAKSVRNLKKVILIHGSEDAAFTLGYRIKEAAGADFEVPKTGDSIIIEV